The following coding sequences lie in one Haladaptatus sp. DJG-WS-42 genomic window:
- a CDS encoding chromosome partitioning protein ParA: MILAVTGGKGGVGKSTVAYNLGAELDAVVVDADLGMADLPPGHGPDLHDVLAGRATPRDAIDDSGDVTLVPCGRSLNGARAADPTNLGSVVRALEAEFGEVVIDCPAGLASDAGVPLYVADCCLIVTTAEPPALADGVRTRALARKLGTGLCGVTLNRSGERAPTDRVARLFGAPVVSLPETRAAQVAFDASVAVKAVEPNGAFATQVRKVAKLVHSCTA, translated from the coding sequence ATGATCCTCGCAGTCACAGGCGGGAAGGGTGGGGTTGGGAAATCGACAGTGGCGTACAACCTCGGCGCAGAACTCGATGCCGTCGTCGTGGACGCAGACCTCGGAATGGCAGACTTGCCACCGGGTCACGGGCCAGACCTCCACGACGTGTTGGCGGGGCGTGCAACACCACGCGATGCAATCGACGACTCGGGTGACGTGACGCTCGTGCCGTGTGGGCGGAGCCTGAACGGCGCACGTGCGGCCGACCCGACCAATCTGGGAAGCGTGGTACGCGCACTCGAAGCCGAGTTTGGCGAGGTGGTCATCGACTGTCCAGCAGGGCTGGCGAGCGATGCCGGGGTGCCGCTCTACGTTGCAGACTGCTGTCTCATCGTGACGACTGCGGAGCCACCGGCACTCGCAGACGGGGTTAGGACGCGCGCACTCGCTCGGAAATTGGGTACTGGGCTGTGTGGCGTTACGCTCAATCGCAGCGGTGAGCGTGCACCGACCGACCGGGTTGCGCGGCTCTTTGGCGCACCAGTCGTGTCGCTGCCAGAAACGAGGGCTGCACAGGTCGCCTTCGATGCGTCAGTCGCGGTGAAAGCAGTCGAGCCAAACGGTGCATTTGCCACGCAGGTCAGAAAAGTTGCAAAACTCGTTCACTCCTGTACGGCGTGA
- a CDS encoding transcription initiation factor IIB family protein, whose amino-acid sequence MSSAQSTQACPECSEHLRTESDETFCPSCGLVVAEDRIDRGPEWRAFTENEETRKRTGAPLTRSRHDRGLSTEIGYSTRLKGRKRRRVARMRRQHNRAKISSKRDRNRVYAFTEIRRLVSQLSLPESLRDQSCVLFKSAQSADLLQGRSLEGFAAAAVYATCRTATISRTLTEVVSHARATEAELKAAYDALNRELGLPTGPIDPTEYLPRFASELDLSAAVERRARELVAEAHEQGLVCGRNPSGIAAACLYTAGKEHDSTLTQADAAAVAGVTPVTLRTTFHAVQE is encoded by the coding sequence ATGAGTTCGGCACAATCAACGCAGGCTTGCCCCGAATGTAGCGAACATCTCCGCACTGAATCGGACGAAACGTTCTGTCCCAGCTGTGGGCTCGTCGTCGCAGAAGACCGCATCGACCGCGGTCCCGAGTGGCGGGCGTTCACCGAAAACGAGGAGACGCGAAAGCGCACCGGCGCGCCGCTCACTCGCTCGCGTCACGACCGCGGCCTCTCGACCGAGATTGGCTACTCGACCCGTCTGAAAGGTCGCAAGCGCCGTCGCGTCGCTCGGATGCGTCGCCAGCACAACCGGGCGAAAATCTCCTCGAAGCGCGACCGAAATCGCGTCTACGCGTTCACGGAAATCCGGCGGCTCGTGAGCCAACTCAGCCTGCCAGAAAGCCTCCGCGACCAGTCGTGTGTGTTGTTCAAATCTGCGCAGTCTGCTGATTTACTGCAGGGTCGTTCACTCGAAGGCTTCGCCGCCGCCGCAGTGTACGCGACTTGCCGGACGGCAACCATCTCGCGGACGCTCACGGAAGTCGTCTCCCACGCGCGGGCGACCGAAGCCGAGCTCAAAGCCGCCTACGATGCCCTCAACCGCGAACTCGGCTTACCGACGGGGCCAATCGACCCGACCGAGTACCTGCCGCGATTCGCAAGCGAACTCGACCTTTCTGCCGCCGTCGAACGCCGCGCACGGGAACTCGTCGCCGAAGCCCACGAGCAGGGGCTCGTCTGTGGAAGAAATCCGAGTGGTATCGCGGCTGCGTGTCTCTACACTGCCGGAAAAGAGCACGACAGCACCCTCACCCAAGCCGACGCCGCGGCCGTGGCTGGCGTCACTCCGGTCACGCTCCGCACCACGTTTCACGCCGTACAGGAGTGA
- a CDS encoding AAA family ATPase codes for MDTKTQSLALCGVVGGAGTTRLTLELGATLARGGHDVVLLDAAYGTQGLARYVSGPLETDVTDAVTGEKPIEAAIYDLPLDLDGRLSAVPSHATFEQLARAKAPAAAEQLSNYVTDLTRGFDIVLIDTPPLATNPAVAAVTAADAVALVAPATERGLDAISPIRGRLQDVGASGDHLLANRADGSLFARETELLIPESANADPDSPTCATAEDGALAPSVVDVAETLFDTDLGIEFEDPGLLEKYSLSR; via the coding sequence ATGGATACGAAGACGCAGTCGCTCGCGCTTTGTGGCGTCGTGGGTGGTGCCGGAACGACACGCCTCACGCTCGAACTCGGTGCGACGCTCGCCCGCGGTGGCCACGATGTCGTACTCCTCGATGCCGCCTACGGAACACAAGGTTTGGCACGGTACGTCTCAGGCCCACTCGAGACGGACGTGACCGATGCTGTGACTGGTGAAAAACCGATTGAAGCCGCCATCTACGACCTTCCCCTCGACCTCGACGGACGACTTTCTGCCGTCCCGTCGCACGCAACGTTCGAGCAACTGGCTCGCGCGAAAGCGCCCGCCGCCGCAGAACAGCTCTCGAACTACGTCACCGACCTCACACGCGGGTTCGACATCGTGCTCATCGACACGCCACCGCTCGCCACGAACCCGGCGGTTGCCGCGGTCACCGCGGCCGACGCGGTCGCGCTCGTCGCGCCCGCAACCGAACGCGGCCTCGACGCGATTTCACCCATTCGCGGCCGCCTTCAGGACGTTGGTGCGAGTGGCGACCACCTCCTCGCCAATCGCGCAGACGGCTCGCTGTTCGCCCGTGAAACGGAGTTGTTGATTCCAGAAAGCGCAAATGCCGACCCCGACTCACCAACGTGTGCGACCGCCGAAGATGGTGCGCTTGCACCGTCGGTCGTCGACGTTGCAGAGACGCTGTTCGACACCGACCTCGGCATCGAGTTCGAAGACCCCGGGCTGCTCGAAAAGTACTCGCTTTCTCGCTAG
- a CDS encoding HIT family protein — translation MADDCIFCKIIAGEIPSRTVYEDDNVLAFLDVNPLTKGHTLVIPKAHHQTIADLPAGLGEAVFEALYHLTPAVEQAVSADGSNIGVNNGTAAGQEVQHVHAHIVPRFEGDGGGAVHSIIRTMPELTDEEFDDIAAGIRAATD, via the coding sequence ATGGCCGACGATTGTATTTTCTGTAAGATTATCGCCGGAGAGATTCCGAGCCGAACGGTGTACGAAGACGACAACGTGCTGGCGTTTCTCGACGTGAATCCGCTCACGAAAGGGCACACGCTCGTCATCCCGAAAGCCCACCACCAGACTATCGCCGATCTGCCCGCAGGCCTCGGCGAAGCGGTATTCGAGGCGCTGTATCACCTCACACCGGCCGTAGAACAGGCGGTCTCCGCAGACGGGTCGAACATCGGCGTCAACAACGGCACGGCCGCTGGCCAAGAGGTGCAACACGTCCACGCCCACATCGTCCCGCGCTTCGAGGGTGACGGCGGCGGGGCCGTCCACTCCATCATCAGGACGATGCCAGAACTAACAGACGAGGAGTTCGACGACATCGCAGCCGGGATTCGCGCGGCCACCGACTAA
- a CDS encoding ABC transporter substrate-binding protein — protein MNQSTDSQDQPGNGQTRRRFMQAAGAAGLLSVAGCLGGGGGGGGEGSLSIPGLYDQSGPTSDVGRPTALGSRDAFKWINEEGLLDQEINHNGVDYAYDVAQANQQYDEFTSDGTPPIIIGWGTADTEALAPKVARDQIVYISASYSAKLLTEEAPYNFFGNLDYTSQARAHLKWIADNDPDGKVAFIFSNTSFGKAPVEGGKAYAEELGLEVGDDIDLPLTANSATTQLRKAKDEQIDYLIHQNTAAPMQVLLKDRQDVYPEVNVMGLTYTVDELRVQESPETFEGVRYASGFKTFAEVMEGSGQGKDAIEASFEREGRSMDDPSVANLNYVRGVIHAMVALKGIQEAGNLDLDPSAGENIRSGMFEISDWDVFGLAEPFTYEEDDRRPTMTGRIYQVEDGEMKFDSKAELPRRDDWIGL, from the coding sequence ATGAACCAGAGTACCGATTCTCAAGACCAACCGGGCAACGGACAGACGCGACGCCGATTCATGCAGGCCGCGGGTGCCGCGGGCCTCCTCAGTGTTGCTGGCTGCCTCGGCGGTGGCGGCGGCGGTGGCGGCGAAGGCTCGCTTTCGATTCCCGGCCTGTACGACCAAAGTGGCCCCACCTCAGACGTAGGTCGCCCGACCGCGCTTGGCTCACGAGACGCGTTCAAATGGATTAACGAGGAAGGACTGCTCGACCAAGAGATCAATCACAACGGCGTCGATTATGCCTACGACGTCGCACAGGCAAACCAACAGTACGACGAATTTACCTCAGACGGAACGCCCCCAATCATCATTGGCTGGGGGACGGCAGACACCGAGGCACTCGCGCCGAAAGTCGCCCGCGACCAGATTGTGTACATTTCGGCGTCCTACTCCGCGAAATTGCTCACGGAGGAAGCGCCGTACAACTTCTTCGGCAACTTAGACTACACGAGTCAGGCCCGAGCACACCTGAAGTGGATTGCGGACAACGACCCCGACGGTAAGGTCGCGTTCATCTTCTCTAACACCTCGTTCGGGAAGGCTCCCGTCGAAGGCGGGAAGGCCTACGCAGAGGAGTTGGGCTTAGAAGTCGGCGACGACATCGACCTGCCGCTGACCGCGAACTCGGCGACGACGCAACTTCGCAAGGCAAAGGACGAACAAATCGACTACCTCATCCACCAGAACACGGCCGCACCGATGCAGGTGTTGCTCAAAGACCGCCAAGACGTCTACCCAGAGGTCAACGTCATGGGCCTGACCTACACCGTAGACGAACTCCGCGTCCAAGAGTCCCCAGAGACGTTCGAGGGCGTGCGCTACGCGAGTGGGTTCAAGACGTTCGCCGAGGTCATGGAAGGCAGCGGGCAGGGCAAAGACGCCATCGAAGCCTCCTTCGAGCGCGAAGGGCGGTCGATGGACGACCCGAGCGTGGCGAACTTAAACTACGTCCGCGGGGTCATCCACGCGATGGTCGCACTCAAGGGCATCCAAGAAGCAGGCAACTTAGACTTAGACCCATCCGCGGGTGAGAACATCCGCTCTGGAATGTTCGAAATCAGCGACTGGGACGTGTTCGGCCTCGCAGAGCCGTTCACCTACGAAGAGGACGACCGCCGCCCAACCATGACCGGACGCATCTATCAGGTCGAAGACGGCGAGATGAAGTTCGACTCCAAAGCCGAGCTCCCCCGCCGCGACGACTGGATTGGCCTCTAA
- a CDS encoding ABC transporter ATP-binding protein: protein MTASEAETTDRAAETGPPPVVELDNAEIVYDRHFLAVQGVSLEANEGDIIALLGPNGAGKSTILKMISGIGRTERGEVSRGRIYFDGDDVTNFGTNEMVSRGVTHILEGRRSFRDLTVEENLRCGLYRQGRRLNFSEEDYELAFSYFPQLQEIMNLKAGYASGGEQQMLVIARALLHRPRLLLLDEPSLGLAPKLVRDIFETLKEINEKENITMVIADQNAKRTLDIADYGYVMENGQIELHDPADSLKNREEIKEFYLGTSREEGRYTDIRHYKIRKRWT, encoded by the coding sequence ATGACGGCAAGCGAGGCCGAGACGACAGACCGGGCCGCCGAAACGGGCCCCCCGCCAGTCGTCGAACTCGACAACGCAGAAATCGTCTACGACCGCCACTTCCTCGCCGTCCAAGGGGTGTCGCTCGAAGCGAACGAAGGCGACATCATCGCACTCCTCGGGCCGAACGGCGCGGGCAAGAGTACCATCTTAAAGATGATTTCCGGCATCGGCCGCACCGAGCGCGGCGAGGTGTCTCGCGGACGCATTTACTTCGATGGCGATGACGTCACCAACTTCGGCACGAACGAGATGGTCTCCCGCGGTGTGACCCACATCCTCGAAGGACGGCGGTCGTTTCGCGACCTGACGGTCGAAGAGAACCTCCGGTGTGGCCTCTACAGACAGGGCCGCCGGTTGAATTTCAGCGAAGAAGACTACGAACTCGCGTTCTCGTATTTCCCGCAGTTACAGGAGATTATGAACCTGAAAGCGGGGTACGCAAGCGGTGGCGAACAGCAGATGCTCGTGATTGCACGCGCCTTGCTCCACCGCCCGCGACTCCTCTTGCTCGACGAGCCGTCGCTCGGCCTCGCGCCGAAACTGGTGCGCGACATCTTCGAGACGCTCAAAGAAATCAACGAAAAGGAGAACATCACGATGGTCATCGCAGACCAAAACGCCAAACGAACCCTCGATATCGCAGACTATGGCTATGTTATGGAAAACGGGCAAATCGAGCTTCACGACCCGGCAGACAGCCTCAAGAACCGCGAGGAAATCAAGGAGTTTTACCTCGGGACGAGTCGTGAGGAGGGGCGGTATACGGACATCCGCCACTACAAGATTCGCAAACGGTGGACCTGA
- a CDS encoding ABC transporter ATP-binding protein encodes MSHSSFDVRGGPPVPPEEAALGCKNITKTFGAVTAVDDVSISIQKGEWVSIVGPNGAGKTSLLNVINGFYEPDPGGQVFLDGQDVTDMRSYQRARHGLGRTFQGLELFESEDVIENVITVKSISRRPNLLEAMLFYWRGRDIEEKNMREVEEIIDYLELWEYRHSPISSLPLGIRRRVDLARALALDPDVILLDEAMSGLTFEEKYDMVRFLTDLYEERGLTVVMIEHDLEVVTDVSDRMIVLQEGAVIARGPPEAVTADSLVAEVYTGVD; translated from the coding sequence GTGAGCCACTCATCGTTCGACGTGCGAGGCGGCCCACCCGTCCCCCCAGAGGAGGCTGCCCTCGGCTGTAAAAACATCACCAAAACCTTCGGCGCGGTGACGGCCGTAGACGACGTCTCCATCTCCATCCAGAAAGGCGAGTGGGTATCGATTGTCGGCCCGAACGGCGCGGGAAAAACGAGCCTGCTCAACGTCATCAACGGCTTTTACGAACCAGACCCCGGCGGACAGGTGTTCCTCGACGGGCAGGACGTGACGGACATGCGCTCGTACCAACGGGCGCGCCACGGCCTCGGGCGGACGTTCCAAGGCCTCGAACTGTTCGAGAGCGAAGACGTCATCGAGAACGTCATCACGGTCAAGTCCATCAGCCGTCGCCCCAACCTGCTCGAAGCCATGCTGTTCTACTGGCGGGGCCGGGACATCGAGGAGAAAAATATGCGCGAGGTCGAGGAAATCATCGATTACCTCGAACTCTGGGAGTACCGCCACAGCCCGATTTCGAGCCTCCCGCTCGGCATCCGCCGGCGGGTGGACTTGGCGCGGGCGCTCGCGCTCGACCCGGACGTCATCCTCCTCGACGAGGCCATGAGCGGCCTCACCTTCGAGGAGAAGTACGACATGGTGCGGTTCCTGACCGACCTCTACGAGGAACGCGGCCTGACCGTCGTCATGATCGAACACGACTTGGAGGTCGTGACGGACGTTTCAGACCGGATGATTGTACTCCAAGAGGGTGCGGTCATCGCCCGCGGGCCGCCGGAGGCGGTCACCGCAGACTCGCTCGTCGCAGAAGTGTACACGGGGGTTGACTAA